In Zobellia roscoffensis, the following are encoded in one genomic region:
- a CDS encoding 3'-5' exonuclease, producing the protein MLQKINLEYILFLDIETVPEEPSFEALNDEKKELWDQKSRYQRKDEFTAEEFYERAGIWAEFGKIVCISVGYFRVNGETKTFRTTSFYGEEDKLLKEFKNLLNGHFSSPKHLLCGHNAKEFDFPYIARRMIIHGIELPYKLNLFGKKPWEIPHLDTMELWKFGDYKNFTSLKLLANILGIPSPKQDIDGSMVREVYYNEKDLDRIVTYCELDVVTTAQVFLRLRGDELIENDNVKSI; encoded by the coding sequence ATGCTACAGAAAATAAATCTAGAATACATTCTCTTTTTAGATATCGAAACCGTACCTGAAGAACCCAGTTTTGAAGCTCTTAACGATGAGAAAAAAGAGCTTTGGGACCAGAAGTCCAGATACCAACGTAAGGACGAATTTACCGCCGAAGAGTTTTATGAACGGGCGGGAATCTGGGCGGAATTTGGTAAGATAGTTTGTATTTCCGTGGGATATTTTCGGGTAAATGGCGAAACAAAAACGTTTAGAACTACCTCGTTTTATGGTGAGGAAGACAAGCTATTAAAAGAATTCAAGAATTTATTGAACGGACATTTCAGTTCTCCCAAACATTTACTTTGTGGTCATAACGCCAAGGAATTCGATTTTCCATATATCGCACGAAGAATGATAATCCACGGAATTGAATTGCCTTATAAATTGAATCTGTTCGGTAAAAAACCTTGGGAAATTCCGCATCTGGACACCATGGAACTCTGGAAGTTTGGAGACTACAAGAACTTTACTTCCTTAAAATTATTAGCAAATATTTTAGGCATCCCATCGCCCAAACAAGATATTGATGGTAGTATGGTACGCGAAGTTTATTACAATGAAAAGGACTTGGATAGAATCGTTACCTATTGCGAGCTTGATGTGGTGACTACAGCTCAAGTATTTTTACGTTTACGTGGCGATGAGTTAATTGAAAATGATAATGTTAAAAGCATCTAG
- a CDS encoding methylated-DNA--[protein]-cysteine S-methyltransferase — METAFINTPLGIAKLEGDDLGLSSIIVLNGEENISTEIPHTLKNAVNQLQQYFTGERNGFDITLNPKGTAFQKRVWEALLKIPYGKTVSYLDLSKTLGDPKAIRAVAAANGKNPLWIIVPCHRVIGSDGSLTGYAGGLHRKKWLLEHESPVKQQSLF, encoded by the coding sequence ATGGAAACTGCTTTCATTAACACCCCCCTTGGCATAGCCAAACTTGAAGGTGACGATTTAGGTTTGTCTTCTATTATTGTATTAAATGGTGAGGAAAATATTTCTACGGAGATTCCTCATACTTTAAAAAATGCAGTAAATCAATTGCAACAATATTTTACAGGAGAACGTAATGGTTTTGATATTACACTAAACCCAAAAGGTACCGCTTTTCAAAAACGAGTGTGGGAAGCATTACTGAAAATACCTTACGGAAAGACTGTCTCTTACCTAGATCTTTCCAAAACTTTAGGCGACCCAAAAGCTATTCGTGCGGTAGCAGCTGCAAACGGCAAAAATCCACTTTGGATTATAGTTCCGTGTCACCGAGTTATTGGCAGCGATGGTTCTTTAACTGGTTATGCCGGCGGCTTACATCGTAAGAAGTGGCTTTTAGAACACGAAAGTCCCGTAAAACAGCAATCTCTTTTCTAA